One genomic region from Saprospiraceae bacterium encodes:
- the rplL gene encoding 50S ribosomal protein L7/L12: MADLKAIADQLVSLTVKEVNELAAILKEEHGIEPAAAAVAMAAPGGAAAGPAAVEQTEFNVILKSSGAEKLKVVKEVKTLLNLGLKEAKDLVDGAPATLKENATKDEAQALKAALEAVGAEVEVK, translated from the coding sequence ATGGCAGATTTAAAAGCAATTGCAGATCAACTAGTAAGTTTAACAGTAAAAGAAGTAAATGAGTTGGCTGCAATATTAAAAGAAGAGCATGGTATCGAACCAGCAGCAGCTGCAGTAGCTATGGCTGCTCCAGGAGGTGCTGCTGCAGGTCCCGCAGCCGTAGAACAAACTGAGTTTAATGTAATTTTAAAGTCTAGTGGAGCAGAAAAACTTAAAGTAGTAAAAGAAGTAAAAACATTATTGAATCTTGGCTTAAAAGAAGCTAAAGATCTGGTAGATGGTGCTCCTGCAACTTTAAAAGAAAATGCTACCAAAGATGAAGCTCAAGCTCTTAAAGCTGCTTTAGAAGCAGTTGGCGCAGAAGTAGAGGTGAAGTAA
- the rpoB gene encoding DNA-directed RNA polymerase subunit beta, whose product MAIKKIESKRVNFGKIKHGTESPDLLEIQLKSFQEFFQLETTPENRSNEGLYKVFQENFPITDARNIFLLEFLDYFVDPPRYTIEECMQRGLTYSVPLKAKLRLSCNDEEHVDFETIVQDVFLGNIPYMTPKGTFVINGAERVIVSQLHRSPGVFFNQTFHPNGTKIYSARVIPFKGAWMEFSTDINTVMYAYIDRKKKFPVTTLLRAIGFDSDKDILDLFGLAEEVVVNAKNLQENIGRKLAARVLKKWTEDFVDEDTGEVVTIERNEIILERDVILDEDNIQLVLEAESDMIILQKEEVEDDYTIIYNTLQKDPSSSELEAVQHIYRQLRGTDPPDEETARGIIDKLFFSDKRYNLGEVGRYKINKKLEQDIDLNIMILTNQDIINIVKYLVLLINQKAELDDIDHLSNRRVRTVGEQLYAQFGVGLARMARTIRERMNVRDNEVFTPIDLINARTLSSVVSSFFGTSQLSQFLDQTNPLSEITHKRRISALGPGGLSRERAGFEVRDVHYSHYGRLCTIETPEGPNIGLISTMCVHAKINKMGFLETPYRKVKNGVVETKSHAEFLSAELEDNKRIAQANSLIDEKGAFLNDRIKCRQHGDFPVLTPEEVEYIDIAPNQIVGVSASLIPFLENDDANRALMGSNMQRQAVPLIHPTSPIVGTGLEGKVAMDSRMLINAEGEGTVEYVDANQIVIKYDRSEEDQLVSFEDNLKTYQLTKFQRTNQATCINLKPIVKKGDRVHAGSILCDGYATDKGELALGQNLKVAFMPWKGYNFEDAIVISERVVQQDVFSSIHIESFDLDVRETKLGDEELTNDIPNVSEEATKDLDENGIIRIGAWVNEGDILIGKITPKGESDPTPEEKLLRAIFGDKAGDVKDASLKAPPSIEGVVISKQLFAKAKKDKVQKTQEKDIIDKLDQKHEVAVNQLKTILIYKLMRLLKGDATEGVKTIYGEQLLSKGTKFTPNVLKKLDFASVDYTGWTADKKTNLLITRLLHNFSIKYNEEVGRFKREKFNVSIGDELPAGVQKLAKVYIAKRRKLKVGDKMAGRHGNKGIVSRIVRMEDMPFLEDGTAVDIVLNPLGVPSRMNLGQIFETVLGWAGEKMGVKFATPIFDGASLGEIESYIEKADLPQYGQTFLYDGETGDRFHQQATVGVIYMLKLSHMVDDKMHARSIGPYSLITQQPLGGKAQFGGQRFGEMEVWALEAYGASHILQELLTVKSDDIIGRAKAYEAIVKGENLPEPNIPESFNVLINELQGLALEIKFE is encoded by the coding sequence ATGGCAATCAAAAAAATAGAATCTAAGCGAGTCAATTTTGGGAAAATCAAACATGGCACAGAGTCGCCTGATCTTCTCGAAATACAACTCAAATCTTTCCAGGAGTTTTTTCAATTAGAAACCACCCCGGAAAACCGAAGCAATGAAGGACTTTATAAGGTTTTTCAAGAAAACTTCCCCATTACAGACGCCAGAAATATCTTTTTACTGGAGTTTTTGGATTATTTCGTAGACCCTCCACGCTACACGATTGAAGAGTGTATGCAAAGAGGCCTTACCTACAGCGTTCCTTTAAAAGCTAAGCTCCGACTTTCGTGTAACGATGAGGAGCATGTTGACTTTGAAACCATCGTCCAGGATGTCTTTTTAGGCAATATACCTTATATGACTCCAAAGGGCACCTTCGTAATCAATGGAGCTGAAAGGGTCATCGTGAGCCAATTGCACAGATCTCCAGGGGTGTTTTTTAATCAGACCTTTCACCCGAACGGTACTAAAATTTATTCTGCCAGGGTTATTCCTTTTAAAGGTGCCTGGATGGAGTTCTCTACCGATATCAATACAGTGATGTATGCATATATCGATAGAAAGAAAAAATTTCCGGTTACAACCTTGCTTCGTGCCATCGGATTCGATTCTGATAAAGACATTTTAGACCTTTTTGGTCTCGCCGAAGAGGTGGTCGTCAATGCCAAAAACCTACAGGAGAATATTGGCCGCAAACTAGCTGCACGAGTATTGAAGAAGTGGACGGAAGATTTCGTCGACGAAGATACCGGCGAGGTTGTGACGATCGAAAGAAATGAGATCATTCTTGAACGGGATGTGATCCTGGATGAAGATAATATCCAGTTGGTACTCGAAGCCGAGTCTGACATGATCATCTTGCAAAAAGAAGAAGTTGAAGATGATTATACCATTATTTACAATACTTTACAAAAGGATCCTTCCAGCTCTGAATTAGAAGCTGTTCAACATATATATCGTCAATTAAGAGGTACTGATCCTCCAGACGAAGAAACTGCCCGCGGTATCATTGACAAGTTGTTTTTCTCTGACAAAAGATATAACCTTGGTGAAGTAGGTAGGTACAAAATAAATAAAAAATTAGAGCAGGATATAGACCTCAATATCATGATCCTGACTAATCAGGATATCATCAATATCGTCAAGTATCTGGTATTATTGATCAATCAGAAAGCTGAGCTTGATGACATCGATCATCTAAGTAATAGAAGAGTACGCACCGTTGGCGAACAATTGTATGCGCAATTTGGTGTGGGTCTGGCCAGAATGGCTAGAACGATCAGAGAGCGTATGAACGTAAGAGACAATGAAGTGTTCACTCCGATCGACCTGATCAATGCCCGTACTTTGTCCTCTGTAGTATCCTCCTTTTTTGGTACTAGTCAATTATCTCAGTTTTTGGATCAAACCAATCCACTGTCTGAGATTACCCACAAACGTAGAATTTCTGCCTTAGGTCCTGGTGGTTTGTCCAGAGAACGTGCTGGATTTGAGGTGCGAGATGTTCATTACTCTCATTATGGTCGTCTCTGTACCATCGAGACTCCTGAAGGACCTAATATCGGTTTGATCTCCACAATGTGTGTACACGCGAAGATTAACAAAATGGGTTTCCTGGAGACACCGTACCGCAAAGTCAAAAATGGTGTTGTTGAAACTAAATCTCATGCAGAGTTTTTATCGGCAGAACTGGAAGATAACAAGAGAATCGCGCAGGCCAACTCACTCATTGATGAGAAAGGAGCCTTCCTTAACGATCGGATAAAATGTCGGCAACATGGTGACTTTCCTGTGCTGACTCCTGAAGAAGTAGAGTACATCGATATAGCTCCAAATCAAATCGTTGGAGTATCTGCTTCCTTGATTCCATTCCTTGAAAACGATGATGCTAACCGTGCTTTGATGGGATCTAACATGCAGCGTCAGGCAGTTCCATTGATTCATCCAACATCACCGATCGTAGGTACAGGCCTTGAAGGTAAAGTGGCTATGGATAGCCGGATGTTGATCAATGCAGAAGGGGAGGGTACCGTCGAGTATGTAGATGCCAATCAGATTGTCATTAAATACGATAGATCTGAAGAAGATCAATTAGTATCATTTGAAGATAATCTCAAGACATATCAGCTCACTAAATTCCAGCGTACTAATCAAGCTACTTGTATCAATTTGAAGCCTATCGTCAAAAAAGGTGATCGGGTGCATGCAGGAAGCATACTTTGCGATGGTTATGCTACCGACAAGGGAGAGTTAGCCTTAGGCCAAAACCTGAAGGTGGCCTTTATGCCCTGGAAAGGCTACAATTTTGAAGATGCCATAGTGATTTCAGAGCGAGTCGTCCAACAGGATGTATTTTCCTCTATCCATATAGAAAGTTTTGATTTAGATGTAAGAGAAACCAAATTGGGTGATGAAGAACTTACAAATGATATTCCAAACGTAAGTGAAGAAGCCACTAAAGATCTGGATGAAAATGGTATCATCCGCATCGGCGCCTGGGTCAATGAAGGCGATATTCTGATTGGTAAAATTACACCTAAAGGAGAGTCAGATCCTACCCCTGAAGAGAAACTTCTGCGGGCGATATTTGGCGATAAAGCAGGAGATGTAAAAGATGCATCATTAAAAGCGCCACCATCTATCGAGGGGGTGGTGATCAGCAAGCAGCTTTTTGCCAAAGCCAAAAAGGATAAAGTTCAAAAGACCCAGGAAAAAGATATTATCGACAAACTGGATCAAAAACATGAAGTCGCTGTCAATCAGCTCAAAACTATATTGATATATAAACTTATGCGCTTATTGAAAGGTGATGCCACAGAAGGTGTAAAGACCATCTACGGTGAGCAACTTCTTTCTAAAGGCACGAAATTTACTCCTAATGTGTTGAAGAAACTCGACTTTGCTTCAGTGGATTATACAGGTTGGACAGCAGACAAAAAGACCAATCTATTAATCACTCGGTTATTGCACAACTTCAGCATTAAATATAATGAAGAGGTCGGTAGGTTTAAGCGGGAAAAATTTAATGTAAGTATTGGTGATGAACTTCCCGCTGGTGTTCAAAAACTGGCCAAGGTGTATATAGCCAAGCGCAGAAAACTGAAAGTAGGTGATAAGATGGCGGGTCGCCATGGAAATAAAGGTATCGTATCCAGGATAGTTAGGATGGAAGATATGCCATTCCTCGAAGACGGCACTGCAGTAGATATAGTGCTCAATCCGCTTGGAGTACCTTCAAGGATGAACCTGGGTCAGATATTTGAGACCGTTCTTGGTTGGGCCGGAGAAAAAATGGGTGTCAAATTTGCCACTCCGATTTTTGATGGCGCTAGCTTGGGTGAGATCGAATCCTATATTGAAAAAGCGGACTTGCCTCAGTATGGTCAGACATTCTTATACGATGGTGAGACTGGTGACAGATTCCACCAACAAGCCACCGTAGGTGTGATCTATATGTTGAAGCTTTCTCACATGGTTGATGATAAAATGCACGCCAGATCGATAGGCCCCTACAGTCTGATTACGCAACAACCACTTGGTGGAAAAGCACAGTTTGGAGGTCAAAGATTTGGTGAGATGGAAGTCTGGGCATTAGAGGCCTATGGTGCATCGCATATATTACAAGAATTACTCACAGTCAAATCTGATGATATCATTGGTAGAGCCAAAGCATATGAAGCTATAGTAAAAGGTGAAAACCTTCCTGAGCCAAATATTCCTGAGTCCTTCAATGTATTGATCAACGAATTACAGGGCCTTGCCCTCGAGATAAAATTTGAATAA